A genomic region of Hippoglossus hippoglossus isolate fHipHip1 chromosome 8, fHipHip1.pri, whole genome shotgun sequence contains the following coding sequences:
- the unm_sa1261 gene encoding serine/threonine-protein kinase SBK1, translated as MNSLPHGSRASIDILEELQLIAAQNLEKLDINKYYEVVRELGKGTYGKVDLVVHKIRGTKMALKFLRKKTTKLKSFLREYSISLYLSPCPFIINMYGIAFETDEYYIFAQEYALAGDLFDIIPPQVGLPETVAKRCVHQVAIALDYLHCKKLVHRDIKPENILIFDKECRKVKLSDFGMTRRAGSPVKRVSGTIPYTAPELCDTSRHEGFCVDYSTDVWAFGVLLFCMLTGNFPWEKAMPNDGFYEEFVRWQRRRTGTVPSQWRRFTDDALRMFRRLLSIEQERRCSVKEVFSYFNQCWMLDTENGNSNSNGGLASSAPPLDISSSSSEEDVLVDRLKQQSLSPACVAAKGSIMMDTHYSSMSTNSSPSSTGSYERANRENNERGRILVATPIEICV; from the exons ATGAACTCCTTGCCCCATGGCTCCCGCGCCTCCATCGACATCCTGGAGGAACTCCAGCTGATTGCAGCGCAGAACCTGGAAAAACTGGACATCAACAAATACTATGAGGTCGTCCGTGAACTGGGCAAGGGCACGTACGGGAAAGTGGACCTGGTTGTCCACAAAATCAGAG GCACGAAAATGGCCCTGAAGTTTTTGAGGAAGAAGACCACCAAGCTGAAGAGCTTCCTGAGAGAGTACAGCATCTCCCTCTACCTGTCGCCCTGCCCCTTCATCATCAACATGTACGGCATCGCCTTCGAGACAGACGAGTACTACATCTTCGCCCAGGAGTACGCTCTGGCCGGAGATCTGTTCGACATTATCCCTCCACAG GTGGGACTCCCTGAGACGGTGGCCAAGCGCTGtgtccaccaggtggcgatcgcCCTGGATTACCTGCACTGTAAGAAGCTGGTCCACAGGGACATCAAGCCAGAGAACATCCTCATCTTTGACAAAGAGTGCCGAAAGGTTAAGCTGTCAGACTTTGGCATGACACGGCGTGCCGGCTCTCCGGTGAAGCGTGTGAGCGGTACAATCCCGTACACGGCGCCCGAGCTGTGTGATACCTCGCGACATGAGGGTTTCTGTGTGGACTACAGCACTGACGTTTGGGCGTTTGGCGTGCTGCTCTTCTGCATGCTGACAGGAAACTTCCCGTGGGAGAAGGCCATGCCGAACGACGGCTTCTATGAAGAGTTTGTGCGCTGGCAGCGTCGCCGAACGGGCACGGTGCCCTCACAGTGGCGCCGATTCACTGATGATGCTCTACGAATGTTTCGTAGGCTCCTCTCCATCGAGCAGGAGCGCCGCTGCTCCGTCAAAGAAGTCTTCAGCTACTTCAACCAGTGCTGGATGTTGGACACGGAGAACggaaacagcaacagcaacgGAGGTTTAGCGAGCAGCGCTCCTCCACTGGACATCAGCTCGTCCTCATCTGAAGAAGACGTGTTAGTGGACAGACTGAAGCAACAGAGCTTGTCACCTGCCTGCGTGGCGGCAAAGGGAAGCATCATGATGGACACCCACTACTCCTCTATGTCCACTAACAGCTCACCGTCCTCCACCGGCAGCTATGAACGAGCCAACAGGGAAAACAACGAAAGGGGACGCATCCTGGTGGCCACACCCATCGAGATCTGTGTGTAG